GGACCGCCGCATGAACCGGAAAATGCTGAAATCCAAGATACATCGAGCCACTGTTACGGGAGCCGATCTGCACTATGAGGGCAGCGTGACCATCGACCTGGATCTGCTCGAAGCGGCCGATATTCTGCCTTACGAAGCGGTTGATATCTGGAATGTGAATCAGGGTACCCGTTTTCAGACTTACGCCATAGAAGGCCAGCGTGGCAGTGGCACGATCTGTATCAACGGTGCGGCAGCGCGCCATGTTTCGCCGGGAGATCTGGTTATCATTGCCAGCTGGTTGGAAATGGATCACGAACTGGCCCGTAAATATGAGCCCAAGCTGGTGTTTGTCGACGACAGAAACCAGCAAACCTCTCAGGATACCGAAACCGGAGGTCAATCCGAATTGGCCAAAGCGATCTGATACAAGGGTTTGTCGGCTGGCTACGTATCAGAGTGTCGTTTTCATTTTGTTGATGAGCAGGTTGAAGACTTTAATACGCTAAATTAATAGTTGTTGTGGCATCTGGTACGAAAAACGACTCTATGCCACCTGTTTCGGAGATAAACTGGCGATCAGGCCTTGTTGCATTGGTGAACTTCACAAGCCGGAACAGGGGTAAGGTTTCATTGACGAAATTGCTCATATTGGCAATCGGTGAATATGACGCCTCACAAGCAAAGTTATCAACGTGACGGAACTTAGGGCTCCTCTGATTAATTCAGATAGATCTCTGCGGTTCCTGAAAATGGTTTTTATCGAGGTGAAGCTCGCCGTTCATGTCGAGACCTGGACAAGGGCTTCAACACCGGGAAAAACCATTTTCAGGGCCGCTCTACGAGGCTATCGGGCGAATCCCGCCTTTTTGAAAGGTCTCGACCTTACTGCAAAGGCATGTCGCGATTCTGGATTCGCCTGAAAACCAGAGTTCATCTGAATTAATCAGTGTTGCCTTAGTCTTGATAACGTTCTTCCGCATCTTGCACAGTTTTCCGCGTATCGGCATCCTCTGTTGCGCGACGTTCGTCAGCATCTTGTATCTGTTTGCGAGCGTCGGCATCCTGCACTGTCCTAGGCTCATCCGCCCCTTGCACGCTGTTACGAGTTTCTGCGTCCTGGGTGGTTCGTCGTTGATTGT
The DNA window shown above is from Aestuariirhabdus haliotis and carries:
- the panD gene encoding aspartate 1-decarboxylase encodes the protein MNRKMLKSKIHRATVTGADLHYEGSVTIDLDLLEAADILPYEAVDIWNVNQGTRFQTYAIEGQRGSGTICINGAAARHVSPGDLVIIASWLEMDHELARKYEPKLVFVDDRNQQTSQDTETGGQSELAKAI